In Kineococcus sp. NBC_00420, a single genomic region encodes these proteins:
- a CDS encoding phosphoenolpyruvate carboxykinase (GTP): protein MGLSGTPTTNEAVLGWVRATARLTQPDEVVWCDGSQAEFDRLTAQMVTAGTLVPLNPDLRPGSFLARSAPSDVARVESRTFIASHRREDAGPTNNWREPEALREELAGVFSGSMRGRTMYVVPFSMGPVGGPISQLGIQVTDSPYVVVSMRTMTRMGSPALAAITPGTPFVPAVHSVGMPLVDAAGRHRDDVAWPCNDLKYVAHFPETREIFSFGSGYGGNALLGKKCFALRIASVMARDEGWLAEHMLVLKVTSPQQRVFHLAAAFPSACGKTNLAMLRPTIPGWRVETIGDDIAWMRPGPDGELRAINPEAGFFGVAPGTGWSSNPTAMEMLRENVIFTNVALTDDGDVWWEGMTEEAPDHLTDWRGRSWTPGSGTPAAHPNARFTVSAAQCPSIAEEFDAPEGVAIDAILFGGRRRSNVPLVAQAGDWSQGVFMGATISSERTAAAEGTVGELRHDPFAMLPFAGYNMADYFAHWLSMRDRLTRLPEVFSVNWFRRGDDGRFLWPGFGENSRVVEWICRRLEGSADARHTPVGLVPTPSGVNVAGLDVPAADLAELLTVDPTAWLDEVEQLERWFAQFGHRFPAELRGHLDLLRYRLDPPTGGDLAA, encoded by the coding sequence GTGGGTCTCTCGGGGACCCCCACCACGAACGAGGCCGTGCTCGGCTGGGTGCGGGCCACCGCCCGGCTCACCCAGCCCGACGAGGTCGTCTGGTGCGACGGGTCGCAGGCCGAGTTCGACCGCCTCACCGCGCAGATGGTCACCGCCGGCACCCTGGTCCCGCTGAACCCGGACCTGCGTCCGGGCAGCTTCCTGGCCCGCTCCGCCCCCTCGGACGTCGCCCGGGTCGAGAGCCGCACGTTCATCGCCTCGCACCGTCGCGAGGACGCGGGGCCGACGAACAACTGGCGCGAACCGGAGGCGCTGCGCGAGGAACTCGCCGGGGTGTTCAGCGGGTCGATGCGCGGCCGCACGATGTACGTCGTCCCGTTCTCGATGGGCCCCGTCGGCGGCCCGATCTCGCAGCTCGGGATCCAGGTGACGGACTCCCCCTACGTCGTCGTCAGCATGCGCACCATGACGCGGATGGGGTCGCCCGCCCTGGCCGCCATCACCCCGGGAACCCCGTTCGTCCCCGCGGTCCACAGCGTCGGGATGCCGTTGGTCGACGCCGCCGGCCGGCACCGCGACGACGTCGCCTGGCCGTGCAACGACCTCAAGTACGTCGCGCACTTCCCCGAGACCCGGGAGATCTTCTCCTTCGGTTCCGGCTACGGCGGCAACGCCCTGCTGGGGAAGAAGTGCTTCGCGTTGCGGATCGCCTCGGTGATGGCCCGCGACGAGGGCTGGCTCGCCGAGCACATGCTCGTCCTCAAGGTGACCTCGCCGCAGCAGCGGGTGTTCCACCTCGCGGCGGCGTTCCCCTCGGCCTGCGGCAAGACGAACCTCGCGATGCTGCGCCCGACGATCCCCGGGTGGCGGGTCGAGACCATCGGCGACGACATCGCCTGGATGCGTCCCGGTCCGGACGGTGAACTGCGCGCGATCAACCCCGAGGCGGGGTTCTTCGGGGTCGCGCCGGGCACGGGCTGGTCGAGCAACCCGACGGCGATGGAGATGCTGCGCGAGAACGTCATCTTCACCAACGTCGCCCTCACCGACGACGGCGACGTCTGGTGGGAGGGGATGACGGAGGAGGCCCCGGACCACCTGACCGACTGGCGGGGCCGGTCCTGGACCCCGGGGTCGGGGACCCCCGCGGCGCACCCGAACGCGCGGTTCACGGTGTCCGCGGCGCAGTGCCCCTCGATCGCCGAGGAGTTCGACGCGCCCGAGGGCGTCGCGATCGACGCGATCCTCTTCGGTGGCCGCCGCCGCTCGAACGTCCCGCTGGTCGCCCAGGCCGGCGACTGGAGCCAGGGCGTGTTCATGGGGGCCACGATCTCGAGCGAGCGGACCGCGGCCGCGGAGGGAACCGTGGGTGAGCTGCGGCACGACCCGTTCGCGATGCTGCCCTTCGCGGGCTACAACATGGCCGACTACTTCGCGCACTGGCTCTCGATGCGGGACCGGCTCACGCGGTTGCCCGAGGTGTTCTCCGTCAACTGGTTCCGCCGCGGTGACGACGGCCGGTTCCTCTGGCCCGGGTTCGGCGAGAACTCCCGCGTGGTGGAGTGGATCTGCCGACGGCTGGAGGGCAGCGCGGACGCCCGGCACACCCCTGTGGGCCTGGTACCGACCCCGTCGGGTGTGAACGTGGCCGGACTCGACGTCCCGGCGGCCGACCTCGCGGAACTCCTCACCGTCGACCCGACCGCGTGGCTGGACGAGGTCGAGCAGCTCGAGCGCTGGTTCGCGCAGTTCGGCCACCGGTTCCCCGCCGAGCTGCGGGGCCACCTGGACCTGCTGCGCTACCGCCTGGACCCGCCGACGGGCGGCGACCTGGCGGCCTGA
- a CDS encoding helix-turn-helix domain-containing protein, whose product MPRLRVAALEPLTDPALAPTEPGTGLDALTVGRRIRHHRGVKGWTLAQLGEAVGTAQSQLSQVENGKREPRLSLITALARALEVTPAELLDPSPPPTRRAALEIELDHAQRSPLARTLGLPEVSAGRKLPTDALESLVRLHRELARRHDASHATPEEARRANTEIRLLMRRSDNHLPEIEELAEDLVRSAGYTVGALTHRQVARMASDLGFSIIHVEDLPHSTRTVTDLAHGRIYLPPASIPGGHGLRSLALQAIGHRVLGHERPASYTQFLRQRLEINYFAASCLLPRAAAVQFLSAAKADKDLAVEDFRDAFGVTHEAAAHRLTNLLTSHLGIPLHFLRVGEDGALYRGYENDGVPFPQDASGSIEGQPVCRRWTARTVFDVRNRTTENYQYTDTPAGTFWCSSQTGSSGDGGFSITVGVPYAHAKWFRGRDTRVRTRSTCPDGDCCRRPPTDLVERWADAAWPSARLHAQTLAPLPSGRFPGVDDREVYSFLASHAPPAAG is encoded by the coding sequence ATGCCTCGATTGCGCGTCGCCGCCCTCGAACCGCTGACCGACCCGGCGCTCGCCCCGACGGAACCCGGGACCGGGCTCGACGCCCTCACCGTGGGCCGCCGGATCCGGCACCACCGCGGGGTCAAGGGCTGGACGCTCGCCCAGCTCGGCGAAGCCGTCGGCACCGCGCAGAGCCAGCTCTCGCAGGTGGAGAACGGCAAGCGCGAACCCCGGCTCTCGCTCATCACGGCGCTCGCCCGCGCCCTCGAGGTCACCCCCGCCGAACTGCTCGACCCCTCGCCCCCGCCGACGCGACGCGCCGCGCTGGAGATCGAGCTCGACCACGCGCAACGCTCACCGCTGGCCCGCACGCTCGGCCTCCCCGAGGTCAGCGCCGGCCGGAAGCTCCCCACCGACGCCCTGGAGTCCCTCGTCCGGCTCCACCGCGAACTGGCCCGGCGCCACGACGCGTCCCACGCGACCCCGGAGGAGGCCCGACGCGCCAACACCGAGATCCGACTGCTCATGCGCCGCAGCGACAACCACCTCCCCGAGATCGAGGAGCTCGCCGAGGACCTCGTCCGCAGCGCCGGGTACACCGTCGGCGCGCTCACCCACCGCCAGGTCGCGCGGATGGCCTCCGACCTCGGGTTCAGCATCATCCACGTCGAGGACCTGCCCCACTCCACCCGCACCGTCACCGACCTCGCCCACGGCCGGATCTACCTCCCCCCGGCCTCCATCCCCGGCGGCCACGGGCTGCGATCCCTCGCGCTGCAGGCCATCGGACACCGCGTGCTCGGGCACGAACGCCCCGCCAGCTACACCCAGTTCCTGCGGCAACGGCTCGAGATCAACTACTTCGCGGCGTCCTGCCTCCTCCCGCGCGCCGCCGCCGTGCAGTTCCTGTCGGCCGCCAAAGCCGACAAGGACCTCGCCGTCGAGGACTTCCGCGACGCCTTCGGCGTGACCCACGAGGCCGCCGCGCACCGGCTCACGAACCTGCTGACCTCCCACCTCGGGATCCCCCTGCACTTCCTGCGCGTCGGCGAGGACGGGGCCCTGTACCGGGGGTACGAGAACGACGGCGTGCCCTTCCCCCAGGACGCCTCCGGCAGCATCGAAGGACAACCGGTCTGCCGCCGCTGGACCGCACGGACGGTGTTCGACGTCCGCAACCGCACCACCGAGAACTACCAGTACACCGACACCCCCGCCGGGACGTTCTGGTGCTCCAGCCAGACCGGGAGCAGCGGGGACGGAGGGTTCTCGATCACCGTCGGCGTGCCCTACGCCCACGCCAAGTGGTTCCGCGGGCGCGACACCCGCGTGCGGACCCGCAGCACCTGCCCCGACGGGGACTGCTGCCGCCGCCCACCGACCGACCTCGTCGAACGCTGGGCCGACGCGGCGTGGCCCTCGGCGCGCCTGCACGCCCAGACCCTGGCCCCGCTGCCGTCGGGACGTTTCCCCGGAGTGGACGACCGCGAGGTGTATTCGTTCCTCGCCTCGCACGCGCCCCCTGCGGCGGGGTGA
- a CDS encoding glutamate-cysteine ligase family protein — MTTLTGAAPEVDSSPLDVEAVRERVAAAALRPSEVGSVGLELERHVVDLRDPGSRVGWDRLTALLEGFATPRGSKVTLEPGGQVELSTLPGDGVVAAVEALRVDANALDARLAGERLVLQSTGTDPLRAPQRVNPASRYVSMERHFASIGDTAGPAMMSSTASLQVNLDAGPAHGWADRLAHVHRLLPVFVALAASSPVQGGTRTGWACARQRIWQDLEPGRSRAGTATSDPVAAWTEFALAAPVMFLRGGDGQFTAVEGTVSFAAWADGSVRLGDRSPTAADVDAHLTTLWPPVRLRGFLELRVLDAVPRAWWPGLAAVVATVVDDPTAADRAAEAAHPVAHAHLEAARDGLTDPRIRTAALGVLEAAAARVPDGLAADVERWLEALDRGRGPADLVLDRFERSGPTACLTAEELR; from the coding sequence ATGACGACACTGACTGGCGCAGCACCCGAGGTGGACTCCTCACCGTTGGACGTCGAGGCGGTGCGGGAGCGGGTGGCGGCCGCGGCGCTGCGGCCCTCCGAGGTCGGGTCGGTGGGGCTCGAACTGGAACGGCACGTCGTGGACCTGCGGGATCCGGGGAGCCGGGTCGGCTGGGACCGGCTGACCGCGCTGCTGGAGGGGTTCGCGACGCCGCGGGGGTCGAAGGTCACGCTCGAGCCGGGCGGGCAGGTCGAACTCTCGACGCTGCCCGGTGACGGGGTGGTGGCGGCGGTCGAGGCGCTGCGCGTGGACGCGAACGCCCTCGACGCGCGGCTGGCGGGGGAGCGGCTGGTCCTGCAGTCGACGGGGACGGACCCGCTGCGCGCACCGCAGCGGGTGAACCCGGCGTCGCGCTACGTCTCGATGGAACGGCACTTCGCCTCCATCGGGGACACCGCCGGTCCGGCCATGATGAGTTCGACGGCGTCGCTGCAGGTGAACCTCGACGCGGGCCCGGCGCACGGCTGGGCCGACCGCCTCGCGCACGTCCACCGGCTGCTGCCGGTGTTCGTCGCGCTCGCCGCGAGCTCGCCCGTCCAGGGCGGCACCCGGACCGGGTGGGCCTGTGCGCGGCAACGGATCTGGCAGGACCTGGAACCCGGCCGGAGCCGCGCCGGGACCGCCACCTCGGACCCGGTCGCAGCCTGGACGGAGTTCGCCCTCGCCGCGCCGGTGATGTTCCTCCGCGGCGGGGACGGGCAGTTCACCGCCGTCGAGGGGACCGTGTCGTTCGCGGCCTGGGCCGACGGCTCGGTGCGGCTCGGCGACCGGTCACCCACGGCCGCCGACGTCGACGCGCACCTCACGACGCTCTGGCCCCCGGTGCGGCTGCGCGGGTTCCTCGAACTGCGCGTGCTCGACGCCGTCCCCCGCGCGTGGTGGCCGGGGCTGGCCGCCGTCGTCGCGACCGTCGTGGACGACCCGACCGCGGCCGACCGCGCCGCCGAGGCCGCGCACCCCGTCGCGCACGCCCACCTCGAAGCCGCCCGCGACGGACTCACCGACCCGCGGATCCGGACCGCCGCGCTCGGGGTGCTCGAGGCCGCCGCCGCCCGTGTCCCGGACGGACTCGCCGCCGACGTCGAGCGTTGGCTGGAGGCCCTCGACCGCGGTCGCGGCCCGGCCGACCTCGTCCTCGACCGCTTCGAACGCTCCGGACCGACCGCCTGCCTGACCGCGGAGGAACTGCGATGA